In Zygosaccharomyces rouxii strain CBS732 chromosome F complete sequence, a single window of DNA contains:
- the ATG38 gene encoding Atg38p (similar to uniprot|Q05789 Saccharomyces cerevisiae YLR211C Hypothetical ORF) yields the protein MSQLIEVYNCIDGAENKTRKGDLSESLSSYKHAIELLNGLECQGVSLEIIHAIQLLRQDIDARIKELESLIEGQKPISAAAVAAAVAKNGSLASSTGSTAKTRGWDSPRNLNSSVMGPPGDPLLASIFGKLQANLVNSICEQFKEEDPHIVGEVENRVRQQLVRFKKELGLYEQKKSKDYSVRFEQAINENKKLSNQILKLRGRWDSLVESAKQRRSRQHED from the exons ATGAGCCAGTTGATAGAA GTTTATAACTGCATTGATGGTGCCGAGAATAAGACGAGGAAAGGTGATTTGAGTGAATCGTTGAGTAGTTATAAACATGCTATTGAGCTGCTGAATGGGTTAGAATGTCAAGGCGTTAGTTTAGAAATTATCCATGCAATACAGCTGCTTCGACAGGACATTGATGCTcgaatcaaagaattggaaagtttaATAGAAGGTCAAAAACCGATatctgctgctgctgttgcgGCTGCAGTCGCTAAAAATGGATCTTTAGCGAGTTCCACAGGCTCTACTGCCAAGACAAGAGGTTGGGATAGCCCTAGAAATTTGAATAGTTCAGTTATGGGGCCTCCAGGAGATCCCTTATTAGCATCGATATTTGGCAAATTGCAGGCCAATTTAGTCAATTCCATATGCGAACAATTTAAAGAAGAGGATCCACATATTGTTGGAGAGGTGGAGAATAGAGTTAGACAACAATTGGTCAGATttaagaaagaattgggaCTCTATGAGcaaaaaaaatcaaaggaTTATAGTGTTAGGTTCGAACAAGCAATTAATGAGAACAAGAAGCTGTCAAACCAGATACTAAAGCTTAGGGGAAGATGGGATTCGTTGGTGGAAAGTGCCAAGCAGAGACGTAGTAGACAACATGAGGactaa
- the TUB4 gene encoding gamma-tubulin (similar to uniprot|P53378 Saccharomyces cerevisiae YLR212C TUB4 Gamma-tubulin involved in nucleating microtubules from both the cytoplasmic and nuclear faces of the spindle pole body) codes for MAGEIITIQVGQCGNQVGKHFWSQLCREHGIDVDGQNQVPDDPNTPRSDDTNPFFKQNDRNRYTPRAIMIDLEPSAVQDVQNSFPDFFDSRNIWVSPEESGAGNSWSKGYDYGFAQQEEFLNMIDKEIDATENFEGFQLIHSVAGGTGSGLGSNLLEAISERYPRKFLASYSVFPSDESEVVIQPYNTILTMRRLAENSDASIVFDNNALLNLTTRVFRDPYTSYIHTNQLISAAMSSITNSIRFPSYMYNSLPSIFSTLVPTPELHFLTAGFTPFTSDYVVGGKDFKSNTAYDVLLDLFDDSNLLVTRQSDGTIYFNTYCTLVGQVEQSDVLKAISKAQQRLNFAPWSTSSLHVNVGRRSPYLPPQTKHTYVSGLMLSNTSAITSLFRGTCKMFDKIFSKGAFLNTFKDGRMFQNGWDEFTESREVVQNVVEEYSAAEQENYLDDVILEDENMVGNQSAQLDAEGDDII; via the coding sequence ATGGCTGGTGAAATTATTACCATTCAAGTGGGCCAGTGTGGTAATCAAGTTGGTAAGCATTTCTGGTCACAACTGTGTAGAGAGCACGGCATTGATGTAGATGGACAGAATCAAGTTCCAGATGATCCTAATACACCAAGAAGTGATGACACGAACCCTTTCTTCAAGCAGAATGATCGTAATAGGTATACCCCCCGAGCCATAATGATAGATTTAGAACCCAGTGCTGTCCAAGACGTACAAAACAGTTTTCCAGATTTCTTTGATAGTCGAAACATTTGGGTTTCACCTGAAGAGTCAGGCGCTGGTAATTCTTGGTCCAAAGGATATGACTATGGGTTTGCTCAACAAGAGGAATTTTTAAACATGATAgacaaagaaattgatgccACAGAAAATTTCGAAGGATTTCAATTAATTCATTCTGTAGCAGGCGGTACAGGATCAGGATTAGGTTCGAATCTCCTGGAAGCTATTTCTGAAAGATATCcaagaaaatttttggcATCATACTCCGTTTTCCCTAGTGATGAATCTGAAGTTGTCATCCAACCTTATAATACAATTCTAACGATGAGAAGATTAGCTGAAAATAGTGATGCTTCGATTGTATTTGATAATAATGCGCTACTTAATTTGACAACGAGAGTCTTTAGAGATCCATACACGAGTTACATCCATACGAATCAACTCATATCGGCTGCTATGTCCTCCATAACCAATTCGATACGATTCCCCAGCTACATGTACAATTCATTGCCTAGCATTTTTTCTACATTGGTTCCTACACCTGAATTGCATTTTTTAACAGCAGGTTTTACACCCTTTACTTCAGATTACGTGGTGGGCGGCAAAGATTTTAAGAGTAATACTGCGTACGATGTACTATTAGATTTATTTGATGATTCAAACCTTTTAGTTACAAGGCAAAGCGATGGTACCATTTACTTTAACACATATTGCACTTTGGTTGGTCAAGTGGAACAAAGTGATGTTTTGAAGGCTATTTCTAAAGCTCAACAGCGTTTAAATTTTGCACCATGGTCGACATCTTCTTTACACGTTAACGTCGGCAGGAGATCACCCTATTTGCCGCCACAAACAAAACATACTTATGTCAGCGGGCTAATGCTTTCAAATACAAGTGCAATCACCTCCCTTTTCAGGGGGACTTGCAAGATGTTTGACAAAATATTTTCTAAAGGTGCCTTTCTAAACACTTTTAAGGACGGTAGAATGTTTCAAAATGGTTGGGATGAATTTACAGAATCAAGAGAAGTTGTACAAAATGTTGTAGAAGAATACTCGGCTGCagaacaagagaattaCCTTGATGATGTTATccttgaagatgagaatatGGTAGGTAACCAAAGCGCCCAATTAGACGCCGAAGGTGATGATATAATATAA
- the RPN5 gene encoding proteasome regulatory particle lid subunit RPN5 (highly similar to uniprot|Q12250 Saccharomyces cerevisiae YDL147W RPN5 Essential, non-ATPase regulatory subunit of the 26S proteasome lid): MSRDAPIKAEKDYTEILKEELPKIDKTAENDYQAALDQLLNLEKKIRQASDLASSKTVLAKIVDLSVAQGKWSELDEQLTLLSKKHGQLKLSIQYMIQQVMKHLDDDKLDLDTKIKAIETIRVVTENKIFVEVERAGVTRQLTHIRRDQGKIEEACDILCELQVETYGSMEMSEKIGFILEQIELSILKGDFSQATVFSRKILKKTFKNTKYESLKLQYYQLLIKIGLHKRDYLEIAQYFQEIYLTDSVKADESQWKPALSNLVYFLILSPYGNLQNDLIHKVKLDNNLKKLEVQESLVKLFTTPELMRWAIVKKTYEPVLNNEKVAFGGKENAHHWQVLHNRVVEHNLRVISRYYSRITLPRLNELLDLNEAETETFISDLVNQGIIYAKVNRPAKVVNFERPKHSSELLNEWSENVDQLLEHIETIGHLITKEEIMHGLKAK; encoded by the coding sequence ATGTCTAGAGACGCTCCTATCAAGGCAGAGAAGGATTATACCGAGATTTTGAAGGAAGAATTACCCAAGATTGATAAAACTGCAGAAAATGACTATCAAGCCGCCTTGGATCAATTATTAAACttagaaaagaaaatccgTCAAGCATCGGACTTGGCATCTTCCAAGACCGTTTTGGCTAAAATTGTAGACCTATCAGTGGCTCAAGGTAAATGGTCAGAATTGGACGAACAGCTAACTTTACTATCCAAGAAACATGGTCAATTGAAACTTTCCATTCAATATATGATTCAGCAAGTTATGAAACATCTAGACGATGATAAGTTAGATTTGGATACAAAGATTAAAGCCATTGAAACCATTAGGGTTGTGACTGAAAACAAGATTTTTGTTGAAGTGGAAAGAGCTGGAGTCACTAGACAGTTAACACACATTAGAAGGGATCAAGgtaaaattgaagaagccTGTGACATATTATGTGAACTACAAGTGGAAACTTATGGGTCTATGGAGATGTCTGAGAAGATTGGATTTATTCTGGAACAAATCGAATTGAGTATATTGAAGGGCGATTTCTCTCAGGCGACAGTTTTCTCAAGAAAGATTCTAAAgaaaactttcaaaaacaCCAAATACGAATCTCTCAAACTACAATACTACCAGTTACTAATAAAGATTGGATTACATAAGAGAGATTACTTGGAAATTGCACAGTACTTCCAAGAGATTTATCTAACAGATTCTGTGAAAGCGGATGAATCTCAATGGAAGCCAGCTTTATCCAATTTGGTTTACTTCCTAATTTTATCACCTTATGGTAATCTACAGAATGATCTGATTCACAAGGTAAAGTTAGataacaatttgaaaaaattggaagttCAAGAATCGTTGGTTAAATTGTTTACTACCCCAGAATTAATGAGATGGGCTATTGTCAAGAAGACCTATGAACCAGTGCTCAATAATGAAAAAGTCGCATTCGGTGGTAAAGAAAATGCTCATCACTGGCAAGTGTTACATAACAGAGTTGTCGAACACAATCTGAGAGTTATTTCCAGATACTATTCAAGAATTACGTTACCACGTCTGAATGAACTACTAGATTTGAATGAAGCCGAAACTGAAACTTTCATTAGTGACTTGGTTAACCAAGGCATCATCTATGCCAAAGTAAATAGACCAGCTAAGGTGGTCAATTTCGAAAGACCTAAGCACTCCAGCGAACTGTTGAACGAGTGGTCCGAAAATGTAGATCAACTGTTAGAGCACATTGAAACCATTGGTCACTTAATCACAAAGGAGGAAATCATGCATGGATTGAAAGccaaataa
- a CDS encoding uncharacterized protein (no similarity) — MYFTPNLILSVLAITTLDNAVLSAPVNSTAQSSNPVLNSTQASGSLLNSTQAASASVSSSAQSADAWAHPVLNKRSEHTGASISTQAAVSGYNSTESFAPNNSTQPFNAHASGNSVQGAGALSQGATQSNGAAPSAPVAASSAAATASQAASLANASGVQASDTSVNFTQPTAGGANSTQAGGSTSGTSIGSATVTSDNASPGTQDAGSQGAA, encoded by the coding sequence ATGTACTTTACTCCAAATTTGATACTAAGTGTTTTGGCAATTACTACCCTGGATAATGCAGTTTTGTCGGCTCCAGTTAACAGTACTGCTCAATCTTCGAATCCTGTATTGAATTCTACACAAGCTTCCGGTAGCCTTCTAAATTCTACTCAAGCTGCTAGTGCTAGCGTTAGCTCATCTGCTCAGAGCGCAGACGCATGGGCCCATCCAGTTTTGAACAAGAGATCTGAACATACTGGCGCCTCTATTTCTACTCAAGCTGCTGTTTCTGGTTATAACTCAACGGAATCCTTTGCTCCAAATAACTCTACTCAGCCTTTTAATGCACATGCTTCTGGAAACAGTGTCCAAGGTGCTGGTGCTCTATCTCAAGGCGCTACTCAGTCTAATGGCGCTGCTCCATCTGCCCCTGTTGCAGCTTCTTCTGCTGCTGCCACTGCATCTCAAGCTGCCAGTCTAGCTAACGCTTCTGGCGTGCAAGCTTCTGACACTAGTGTAAATTTTACCCAGCCTactgctggtggtgctaaCTCTACTCAAGCCGGCGGCTCAACATCTGGAACTAGCATTGGCTCCGCTACCGTAACTTCTGACAACGCAAGTCCTGGTACCCAGGATGCAGGTTCTCAGGGTGCTGCATAA
- the COP1 gene encoding coatomer subunit alpha (highly similar to uniprot|P53622 Saccharomyces cerevisiae YDL145C COP1 Alpha subunit of COPI vesicle coatomer complex which surrounds transport vesicles in the early secretory pathway) has protein sequence MKMLTKFESKSTRAKGIAFHSSRPWVLVALFSSTIQLWDYRMGTLLHRYEDHEGPVRAVDFHPTQPLFVSAGDDYNIKVWSLDTNKCLYTLTGHLDYVRTVFFHNELPWIISASDDQTIRIWNWQNRKEIACLTGHNHFVMSAQFHPTEDLVVSASLDETIRVWDISGLRKKHSAPGATSLEDQMLMQQNLLDGGFGDCVVKFILEGHTRGVNWASFHPTLPLIVSGGDDRQVKLWRMSSTKAWEVDTCRGHTNNVDSVIFHPHQNLIISVGEDKTLRVWDLDKRTPVKQFKRENDRFWLIAAHPHINLFGAAHDSGIMVFKLDRERPCSVIHQNELVYVNKEKQVQTFDYTNNVSSLPYASLKKLGQAWNSFRSISYNPSQHSILVNEGNDRFGLVILPKRPTGAVDPSSVLEDAGSFATFVARNRFVVYNRMSESLELRTLENTVTKTLKIEEPVKDIINAGAGSVLLLQPKQVVLYDVQQGKKLAEISLKNVKYVSWSPDGQYAALMSKHTITITTKRLELINSMHETIRIKSACWDETGVLVYSTLNHIKYILLNGDSGIIKTLENTLYINKVKGKFVYALDREGEMEVLTIDPTEYRFKKGLANKNFPEVLRIIKNSNLVGQNIISYLQKSGYPEVALQFVQDPQTRFDLALECGNLEVGLEEAKKLNSNLVWDRLSKEALVQGNTSLVEMIYQNQMAFDKLSFLYLLVGDTEKLSKMEAISENRGDIFDLISDTFYNNSTSTRARAFAEAGSLPLAYAVAKTSGDESAAASFLEQDEFDENDVVLPDVVNSTPAIKAPAISQPIQNWPLKQAELSFFEKAVLNQIDDLSLEEPTEEETLEEQPRAQSAEAVFEEDGVGEEGDAWDLGSEDLDIGEEEQTEEPSKEATVAPEESETATWVKNSKLPAILIASGAFDAAAQALNKQVGIVNFEPLRSKFLNIYEGCRTYLPSTPGEVPSIVGYIRADAEEEDPTKILPRTPDVSTVAAQMNEGFKFFKANKLEPAIECFRDAIYTITLLAVNNEEDERIARQALQKAREYILGLSIELTRRSLPAEDVKRNLELAAYFTRAKLSPAHRSNALQVAMSQSFKHKNFVLASYFADEFLKIMSSGPRAEQAAKVKDKADTLAHDAVEIDFDPYAEFDICASSYTPIYKGSPSATDPLTGAKYHIAQEGSIDKIALISKIGARSSGLRILL, from the coding sequence atgaagatgctaaccaaatttgaatcaaAGTCCACTAGGGCCAAGGGTATTGCCTTCCACTCATCTAGGCCCTGGGTTTTAGTGGCACTTTTCTCGTCAACTATTCAATTATGGGATTACAGAATGGGTACTCTTTTACACAGGTATGAGGATCACGAAGGTCCCGTTCGTGCCGTAGATTTTCACCCAACTCAACCATTGTTTGTTTCCGCTGGTGATGATTATAACATTAAAGTTTGGTCTCTAGACACCAACAAGTGTTTATATACACTAACAGGCCATTTAGATTACGTTCGTACCGTGTTCTTCCATAACGAATTACCGTGGATCATTTCAGCCTCAGATGACCAAACCATTAGAATTTGGAACTGGCAAAACCGTAAGGAAATTGCATGTTTAACTGGTCATAACCATTTCGTTATGTCTGCACAATTCCATCCAACTGAAGATCTTGTAGTGTCAGCCTCATTGGATGAGACTATTAGAGTTTGGGATATCTCTGGTTTGAGAAAAAAACATTCTGCACCTGGTGCAACAAGTTTGGAGGATCAAATGCTCATGCAGCAAAATCTTTTGGATGGCGGATTTGGTGACTGTGTGGTTAAATTTATCCTTGAAGGTCACACTAGAGGTGTTAATTGGGCCTCCTTCCACCCAACGCTACCATTGATTGTATCTGGTGGTGATGACCGTCAAGTTAAACTATGGAGAATGAGTTCAACAAAGGCATGGGAAGTAGATACCTGCAGAGGTCATACAAACAACGTGGACAGTGTCATTTTCCATcctcatcaaaatttgatcatCTCTGTGGGAGAGGATAAAACCTTAAGAGTTTGGGATTTGGATAAGAGAACACCAGTAAAACAATTCAAGAGGGAAAATGACAGATTTTGGCTCATTGCAGCTCATCCTCACATTAACTTGTTTGGTGCAGCTCATGATTCGGGTATCATGGTTTTCAAGTTGGATCGTGAAAGACCATGCAGCGTTATTCAtcaaaatgaattggtttACGTGAATAAGGAAAAACAAGTTCAAACCTTCGATTACACCAATAACGTCTCATCTTTGCCTTATGCCtctttaaaaaaattgggtCAAGCATGGAATTCATTCAGAAGCATCTCTTACAACCCATCACAACATTCGATATTGGTCAATGAAGGTAATGACAGGTTCGGTTTAGTCATACTACCAAAAAGGCCTACAGGTGCAGTGGACCCATCTAGTGTGTTAGAGGATGCTGGTAGTTTTGCTACGTTCGTTGCCCGTAATAGATTTGTTGTTTACAACAGAATGTCAGAATCCTTGGAGCTACGTACTTTGGAAAACACAGTGACGAAGACTTTGAAGATTGAGGAACCCGTCAAAGATATCATCAatgctggtgctggtagCGTGCTTCTTTTACAACCTAAACAAGTTGTTCTCTATGATGTACAACAAGGTAAGAAATTGGCTGAAATTTCGTTAAAGAACGTGAAGTACGTGTCTTGGTCCCCTGACGGCCAATATGCTGCTCTAATGAGTAAGCACACCATCACAATCACAACAAAGAGActtgaattgatcaattccatGCATGAAACCATTAGAATCAAAAGCGCTTGTTGGGACGAAACTGGCGTCTTAGTTTATTCCACATTAAATCATATCAAATATATTCTTCTCAATGGTGATAGCGGAATTATCAAGACTTTGGAAAACACTTTGTACATCAACAAAGTTAAAGGGAAATTTGTCTACGCCTTAGATCGTGAAGGTGAAATGGAAGTTTTGACCATTGACCCCACTGAATACCGTTTCAAAAAGGGATTGGCCAACAAAAATTTCCCTGAAGTCTTGCGTATCATCAAGAATTCCAACTTGGTGGGTCAAAACATCATCTCCTATCTACAGAAATCAGGATATCCTGAAGTTGCTTTACAGTTCGTTCAAGATCCACAAACTCGTTTTGATTTGGCTCTAGAATGTGGTAATTTGGAAGTTGGATTAGAAGAAGCTAAGAAATTGAACAGCAATTTGGTGTGGGATAGATTGAGTAAAGAAGCTTTGGTTCAAGGTAACACTTCACTGGTAGAAATGATTTACCAAAATCAAATGGCCTTCGACAAATTATCTTTCTTATATCTCTTGGTTGGTGATACAGAAAAATTATCGAAAATGGAAGCGATTTCGGAGAACCGTGGTGATATTTTCGATTTGATTTCTGACACATTTTACAATAATTCTACTTCAACAAGAGCAAGAGCATTTGCTGAGGCTGGTTCCCTACCATTGGCATATGCAGTGGCTAAGACATCGGGCGATGAATCCGCTGCCGCCTCATTTCtggaacaagatgaattcGATGAAAATGACGTGGTACTACCTGACGTTGTCAATTCTACTCCTGCTATAAAAGCACCAGCTATTTCTCAACCAATTCAAAACTGGCCATTGAAACAGGCTGAATTATCTTTCTTCGAGAAGGCCGTCCTTAaccaaattgatgatttgagTTTGGAGGAACCTACTGAAGAGGAAACCCTTGAAGAACAACCTAGAGCTCAATCCGCTGAGGCCgtatttgaagaagatggtgttggtgaagaaggGGATGCATGGGATTTGGGTAGTGAAGATCTAGacattggtgaagaagaacagacGGAGGAACCTTCCAAGGAGGCTACTGTAGCACCTGAGGAAAGTGAAACCGCTACATGGGTTAAAAACTCCAAATTGCCTGCAATTCTCATAGCATCTGGTGCTTTTGATGCGGCAGCTCAAGCTCTTAACAAGCAAGTTGGTATTGTGAACTTCGAGCCATTAAGatctaaatttttgaacatttATGAAGGTTGTAGAACTTATTTGCCTAGTACACCAGGTGAAGTTCCCTCCATCGTCGGTTATATCCGCGCTGACGctgaggaagaagatccTACCAAAATTCTACCACGTACACCTGATGTTAGCACTGTTGCGGCTCAGATGAACGAaggtttcaaattcttcaaagccAACAAACTGGAACCAGCTATCGAATGTTTCCGTGATGCCATTTATACCATAACGTTACTTGCTGTTAacaatgaagaagatgagagGATCGCTCGTCAAGCATTACAAAAGGCAAGAGAATACATCCTAGgtctttcaattgaattgactCGTCGTTCTCTGCCGGCTGAAGACGTTAAACGTAATTTGGAACTAGCAGCCTATTTCACGAGAGCAAAGCTTTCACCAGCACATAGAAGTAATGCCCTACAGGTTGCGATGTCTCAAAGTTTCAAACACAAAAATTTCGTCCTAGCTTCATATTTtgcagatgaatttttgaagatcaTGTCGTCTGGCCCTCGTGCTGAACAGGCCGCTAAGGTTAAAGATAAGGCTGACACCTTGGCTCATGATGCTGTGGAGATCGATTTCGATCCTTACGCTGAATTCGATATCTGTGCCTCTTCCTACACACCAATTTACAAAGGTTCGCCAAGCGCAACCGATCCATTGACTGGTGCCAAGTACCACATTGCTCAAGAGGGTAGTATCGATAAAATTGCATTGATATCCAAGATTGGTGCCCGCTCTTCGGGGTTGAGGATACTATTGTGA
- the LDB17 gene encoding Ldb17p (similar to uniprot|Q12342 Saccharomyces cerevisiae YDL146W Protein of unknown function green fluorescent protein (GFP)-fusion protein localizes to the cell periphery cytoplasm bud and bud neck), which produces MILDPSAPHPHVHTDDEVLEFWEMMERMVELTDVSQGEANAALVGYVKRACDNYMVYINSDTDLCRMAAIFIDSKVFKQREEFCLSKLLSLLSIDLLELNMKFLIAYILLWDSKNNLNSLDTMLNYQGFNVFYNTCYTQFAYLIKYGEQQEQRYNLHESEEIELRIIDDMKQISTVLLDLLFQIFKYCKCTMENVQMIDDFFVYYLMATMKSDSVNDNDMFNNVKFRLSLALNEQYMMFSRDYEIENKVYKYLCNDTMHTDFPELFLLKFNRAQDSTLKIMMCKILYLILNSTNDHVSMNFFYTNDLNVFVDVMIRELQNISDNDELLRNYYLRVLTPLLKNTELCNTHYKKDEINNLLHYLTRVDNICGTDVPTQEQQLTLKLANKCLNQVPWLETNGDDWDSDSTSARSSITGITPVTNSTPTDRQPRQLYSNPEMVYSAESLGRRKTRPPPPPPARKVRMP; this is translated from the coding sequence ATGATACTTGATCCATCGGCCCCCCACCCCCATGTACAtacagatgatgaagtacTGGAATTTTGGGAGATGATGGAAAGGATGGTAGAATTAACTGATGTGAGCCAGGGTGAAGCCAATGCTGCTCTTGTTGGCTATGTGAAGAGAGCTTGTGATAACTACATGGTTTACATCAATTCTGATACCGATTTATGTCGAATGGCTGCAATATTCATCGATTCCAAGGTTTTTAAACAGAGGGAGGAGTTTTGCCTAAGTAAACTGCTGTCATTACTGAGTATTGATCTATTAGAATTAAACATGAAATTTCTCATAGCGTACATTTTACTTTGGGACTCCAAGAATAATTTAAATTCCTTGGATACAATGCTGAATTACCAGGGGTTCAACGTCTTTTATAATACCTGCTACACCCAATTTGCATATTTAATCAAATATGGCGAGCAGCAGGAGCAAAGATATAACCTCCATGAATCAGAGGAGATTGAATTGAGAATTATTGATGACATGAAGCAAATTTCCACCGTACTTTTAGATTTActcttccaaattttcaaatattgtAAATGTACAATGGAAAATGTTCAAATGATAGATGATTTTTTTGTCTATTATTTGATGGCTACTATGAAATCTGATTCagttaatgataatgatatGTTCAATAACGTTAAATTTAGGCTTTCATTGGCGTTAAATGAACAGTATATGATGTTTAGTCGGGATTacgaaattgaaaataaagtTTACAAGTACCTCTGTAACGATACGATGCATACGGATTTCCCAGAGTTATTCCTACTAAAATTTAACCGAGCACAAGATAGCACCTTAAAGATTATGATGtgcaaaattctttatctGATTTTGAACAGTACAAATGACCACGTTTCgatgaatttcttctataCCAATGACTTAAATGTCTTCGTGGACGTTATGATCAGAGAGTTACAAAATATTTCAGATAATGATGAACTCTTAAGGAATTACTATTTGAGAGTGCTAACACCCCTTTTAAAAAACACTGAACTTTGCAATACACATTATAAAAAAGACGAAATTAACAATTTGTTACATTATTTGACTCGTGTGGACAATATCTGTGGTACTGATGTACCCAcacaagaacaacagtTGACTTTAAAATTAGCCAATAAATGTTTGAACCAAGTGCCATGGCTCGAGACAAACGGTGACGATTGGGATTCCGATTCTACGAGCGCTAGATCTAGTATTACCGGAATAACACCTGTGACGAATTCGACACCCACGGATAGGCAACCACGTCAATTGTATTCTAACCCAGAAATGGTATACTCAGCAGAATCACTCGGTAGGAGAAAGACAAGGCCTCCACCTCCACCTCCAGCTAGAAAAGTTCGTATGCCATAA